The Bifidobacteriaceae bacterium DNA window AGCACCACACGGCCATCCTGGCGGACGCGCTGCGCGGAGTCGGCAAGTCGGGGGACGCCGTCGAGCTCGCGGCCGGCACGCCAAGGGCGTCGCTGGACCCGGACGAGGCGGTCGAGCTGGCCATTGTGGGCGCGGGGGCGCGCGCCGACATGGGGGAGTTCGGCGCGGCGCGAGCCGCGTTGGACCGGCTTTTGCGCGCCAACTTGGATGTTGACCAGCGGGAGCGGGCGGTGGAGGCGTTGGACCGGATAGAGGCTTTGGCGGCGGGGGCCGATCCGGCCACCCAAGAGTTCGTGGAGGGTGAATGAGCGAGGGCCGCCTCCTGCACGTGTCGGATCAGTTGCGCCGACACTTTGACGTGGCCCTGACGGACTTGGACGGGGTCTTGTTCCGGGGCAACGCGCCGGTGGCGAAGGCTGCCGATGCCGTGGCGGAGGCCAGGAAGGCCGGGCTCCGGTTTGTTTTCATCACGAACAACGCGTCGCGGCCGCCCAAGGTGGCGGCCGCCAAACTCGGGTCGGTCCGCATTCCGGCGGAACGCGAGGACGTGGTCACCGCGGCCGAGGCAGGGGTTCAACTGATGGCGGGAGAGATCGAGCCCGGCTCCCGTGTGATGGTGGTAGGCGGCAACGGGCTCACCGAGGCGGTCACCAAGGCCGGATTCAAATTGGCGACGGCCGCCGTGGAACGCCCGGCCGCAGTCATCCAGGGGTGGAGCCCCACACTGACCTGGCGGGATCTTGAGGAGGGCTGCTACGCCATTGAGGCGGGTTCGGCCTACTACGCCACCAACCTGGACAAGAGCATTCCGACCGAATTCGGCTTCGCCCCCGGCAACGGCGCCATGGTGCAGGCCATGGTGATCACGACGGGGGTGCGGCCGAAGGCCTCCGGCAAACCCGACCCGCTGATCTTTTGGCTGGCGGCCGAGCGCCGCCAGGCCGTCAACCCGCTGGTGATCGGCGACCGCCTGGACACGGACATGGCGGGCGCCAACAACGCGGGCTATCCCGGCCTGCTGGTGTTGACGGGGGTCGCGACAGCCGCTGACGCTTTTGTGGCCCGCCTGGCGGAACGCCCCAGCCTGATCGCGCGTGACCTGACCGCCCTGGCGGAACCCCATCCGGCCCCGACCCGCGAGGGCGACCGCTGGCTTTGCGGGCAAGCCCGCGCGTGGGTGGACGGCAACCGGCTGGTGGCCGAGGACCCGTCCCCGGCTGAGGACGGCCCTTCGAACGAGGCGATTCGCGCCGCCGCAGCGGCCGCCTGGGCGGCCGCCGACCAGGGCGTGATCCTGGAGCGCGAGTCCATACCGCCCGAATTCTCCTGAGCAGCCGGGGGACACCCGCGCGCTCGGCGATCAGGCGCGGGGCAGCCTGGCCGGTGCGCGTCCGGACCCGCCGACGGGACGTGAAAGACTGCCGGGGTGACTTTTCTGACTGAGGCGGTGGACGGCATCGTGCCCGCGAGGATTGTGCGGCTGGAACGGAGCCGGTCCGAGGACTTCGTGGAGGTGGACGAGCTCGTCTGGTCGACGCGGCGCGTCGAGGAGCGGGCGCGGCTGGGCGTGGAGGCGCTGGACTTCTCCTGGGCTGTCGGCGTGGACGTGCCAACGGAGGGCGGCGCGCGGCTGGGCGCGGTGGCCTCGGCGTTGAGCTTCGACCTGCCGGTGCCGGGCGGCCGGGTCAACGCCGCGGGGCTGACCTGCGTGGGCGTTCGCCCCGAGTACCGGGGGCGAGGATTCCTGCGGGCCATGATCGCCCGCCACTTCGCCGACTGCCGGGACCGGGAAGTGCCGGTTTCCCTGCTGTTCGCCTCGGAGATGTCGATCTACGGCCGGTTCGGCTACGGTCTGGGCAGCACAGGTGTAACTCTGAGGCTGCCCCGGGGCGCGGCGCTGCGCCCGCTGCCCCAAGGCGGCGCCAAGGTGGAGGCGCGGTTTGAGACGGGCAGTTTCGAGGCGCACGGGGCCGTGATCGAGGCGATCGACCGCCAACTGGGCCACGGCCCGTCCGCCCGTCCGGGCTGGACCGGCCTGACCAGCCCCGCCCGCCAGCGATTGCTGTTCCAAGACGAGGGGCACAAAGACCTGGCGCTGGAGCCGTGGCGCGTGCTGATCGTCAGCCGGGACGGGGAACCCACGGGCTACGCGCTGGTGCGGCGCGAGTCGAAATGGGACGGCGACCTCCCCGCCGGCACGGCCACCGTCCGCGTGGCGCAGGCTTTGGACCCGGCCAGCGGGCATGAGCTTTGGCGCCAGCTTCTGAGCTTGCCGCTGGTCGCCGTCATTGAGACGCCGCCTCTGCCGCTGGACCACCCGCTGCTTCACTGGTTGGAGGACTGGCGCGCCGGGCGGCCGGCCTGGGGCGACTTCGAGCACGTCCGCCTGGTCGACGTGCCCGCCGCCTTGCGGGCCCGCCGCTACGCCGCGCCGCTCGACCTGCGGCTGGCCGTCCGCGACCGGCTGCTGGGCCACAACGAGGGGGTTTGGCGCCTGCGGGGCGGCTTGGACGGCGCCGAGGTCGCCAAGGTCGCGGAGTTGACCGACGATGCCGACGCCGACCTCGCGCTCGACGTCCGCGAGTTGGGCTCGCTCTATTTGGGCGGCGTCACCGCCACGTCCTTGGCCGGCGCCGGGCTGGTCGCCGAGGCCACCGCGGGAGCGGTGGGGCTGGCCGCCCGCGCCTTCGCGGCGGAGCGCGCGCCTGGGACGCCGCACCCGTTCTAGAACACCGGAGGGCAACCGCCCGGCAGCGTTGGCGGGCGCGCCGTCAGCGGGCGTAGGCAACGCGCCGCGCGGGGGTCGGCGGGTACTGACGACGGACCGTCGATCGGAGGCTGCCGCGGGGGCTACCGTTCAATGGAACCGACCCGGAGGGGAACCGAGATGACCGAATACCACGTCGCCAAGAGGGGCTCTTACTACGCGTCGGGGCTGGCGGGCGATCCGTTCTCGACTATTGGCGAGGCCGCGCGGGTGGCGGTGGCGGGCGATCAGGTGGTGGTCCATGAAGGCGTTTACCGCGAATGGGTGGACCCCCGCCACGCGGGCTTGAGCGACAAGCGACGGATCGTGTTCCAGGCCGCCCCGGGGGAGCACGTGGTCATCAAGGGCTCCGAGTCGGTGGTGGCCTGGGTCCGCGAAGCGGGGGAGGTTTGGCGGGTGTCGCTGCCGAACGACCTGTTCGGCGACTTCAACCCCTACGCGCTCGCGGTGGAGGGGGACTGGGTGGTGGAACGGTTCCCCGGCGAGCCGGTCAGGCACCTGGGGGACGTGTACCTGAACGGACGGAGCCTGTATGAGGCGGCGTCCAGGGAGGAACTGGACAATCCGCCGCGGCGGACGGCGGTCAAAGACGACTGGACCGGAATTGTCGATCCGATCGCCGACCCGGATCAGACGCGCCGGGTCTGGTATGCCGAGGTGGACGAGGAAGACACCACCATTTGGGCCAACTTCGGCCAGGCGAACCCGAACGCGGAACTGGTCGAAGTCAACGTTCGGCCCTGCGTCTTCTATCCGAGCCGGACGGGCCGCGACTACATCACCGTGCGGGGGTTTGAGTTGGCCCAGGCCGCCTGCCCGTGGGCTCCGCCGACAGCCGATCAGCCGGGGCTGATCGGCCCGAACTGGGCCAAAGGGTGGGTGATTGAGGACAACGTGATCCACGATGCGAAGTGCTCCGCCGTCTCGATCGGCAAGGAGGCCTCCACGGGGGAGAACAACTTAACGCGCCGGCGCGACAAGCCCGGCTATCAATACCAGGTCGAGGCTGTTTTCGCGGCACGGGGGATCGGCTGGGCGAAAGAACGGGTCGGGTCGCATGTGATCAGGCGCAACACGATCTACGACTGCGGCCAGAACGCGATTGTGGGGCACCTGGGCGGCGTCTTTTCCCGCATTTGCGACAACCACATTTTCAACATCGCGTTGAAGCGGGAGTTCTTCGGCCATGAGATCGCCGGAATCAAGCTTCACGCCGCCATTGACGTGGAGATCAGCCACAACCTGATCCACGATTGCTCGTTGGGCGTCTGGCTGGACTGGCAGGCGCAGGGGACCCGTGTCGCCCGCAACATCTTGTTCGGCAACGACCGGGATCTGTTTGTCGAGGTCAGCCACGGCCCGTACGCGGTGGACCACAACATCTTCGCCTCCCGCGCGGCGGTCGAACTGGCCAGCCAGGGCGGCGCGTTTGTCGGCAACCTGGTGGGCGGGACGCTGCGGTTGGAGGCGGTGATGAACCGGGCCACGCCTTATCACGTCCCGCATTCGACCGAGGTCGCGGGCTACGCGGTGGTCCACGGCGGCGACGACCGCTGGGTCGGCAACGTTTTCCTTGGCCCCGGAGGCGATCCGGCGGACGTGGGCGCCGCGTACGCCCCGCCGCCGGCCGCGGCCTTCTACGGCACCGCCCGCTACGACGGGCATCCCGCGTCGTTTGAGGCTTACCTGGCCAGCGTCGAAGCCGCCCTGCCCGGCGACTTGGACGCGGTGATCGGGCTCAAGCAACCGGTCTACCTGGCTCGCAACCTGTACTTGAACGGCGCGGCCCCGTACGCCCAGGAGGACGGGGCGGTGGTGGCGGCCGCGCCGGGCCGGGTTCGCTTGGAACAAGCCGACGATGCCGTCTGGCTGGCGGCCGAACTGCCGCCCGAGTTCGGCTCGCTGACGGTTCCGATCCAAGGCGCCGCGACCTTGGAGCGGGTCCGCTTGGCGGACGCCGATTTCGAGGCCCCTGACGGATCGCCCCTGGTCATGGACATGGACCTGACCGGCGCCAAGCTGGGGCCTAAGTCCGTGCCCGGCCCCATCGCGGCGCTGAGGCCGGGCGCCAACCGCGTCCGTCTTTGGCCGCTGACGCCGCCAGAGCTCTGACCGTTCGGACCTAGCCTGCGAATCGGCCCCGCCCCGGCGAGGGCCCCGTTTCGACCGGGCGTCGGGCGGTCACCTGACGGCGGCGGGTTTGGTAGGGTGGGGGCGTCCTGTTGCCCCTTGAAAGGCCGCGCTTCAACATGTGGATTTGAGTCTGTTACCAGTTCCCCGACAGACCTCACCCTTGCTTGGAGCGCGCATGCCTCGGCCGACACCTTCTATTTCAGTTTCCAATTTGGGCTTCGCATTGCCGGATTCCGCCGCCCCGTTTTTCAGCCTCAGCTTCGCTTTGGGTCCCGGCCGCCACGGGTTGACCGGCCCCAACGGGGGCGGCAAGTCGACCTTGCTGCGGTTGGTCGCAGGCGAATTGAAGCCGACCGCCGGGGCGGTGGCCGTCAACGGCGAGATCGCCTATCTGCCCCAGCGCCTCCAGTTCGATCCGGCGGCGCCGGTCAGCCGGCTGCTCGGGATAGCGCACAAGCTGACGGCCATCGCCGCGATCGAGGCGGGCAGCGTGGACCAGGCGCACTTCGACGCGATCGGCGAAGACTGGGACGCCGCCGAACGCGCCCGGGCCGAACTCGCCAGGCTTGGCCTGGGCGGGTTGGGGTTGGACCGGCCGTGCGGCACTTTGTCCGGCGGGGAGGCGCTAATGGTTTGCTGGGCGGGGCTCGCGCGGCGCCGGGGCGGCATTTTGCTGGCGGACGAGCCGACCAACAACCTGGACCGGCGGTTCCGGGAGAGCCTGATCGACGGCATCGGACGCTATGACGGCGTGGTGCTGGCGGTCAGCCACGACCAAGCCTTGCTGGACCGGATGGACCGGATCGGCGAACTCCGCGACGGGGAGCTGACCTGGTATGACGCGCCGTTTAGCGCGTTCATGGCGGCGAAAGAGGCCGAGGCGGCGGCCCGCCAAAAGGCCCTGGCGGAGGCGAAGGCGGACCTCCGGCGGGAACGGCGGGACCTGGCGGAGGCGCAGACGCGCCAGGCGAGGCGGGACGCCGCCGGGCGCAAGGCGGCGGACTCGCTGCCCAAGATCATCGCGCACGCGCGCAAGGGCAAAGCCGAGGCCACCGCGGGCAAGACGAAGCATTTGCACGAGGACCGGATCGAAGCCGCGCGCGAACGCCTGGACCAGGCCAAGGACGCGTTCGGGAGCGTCGAGCGTTTGAAGCTGGACCTGCCGGGGGCGCTGGTGCCCGCCGGCCGGGACGTGCTGGAGTTGGCGGGCGTCCGGCCCGCCCACACCGAACTCGACGTCAGGCTGCGCTTGCGCGGCCCGGAAAGAGTGGCGCTGACCGGCCCAAACGGGATTGGGAAGACCAGCCTGCTGCGCTGCGTTCTGGGGCTGGACCGCCCGGCGGCGGGCGCGGTCCGCCTCCACGTGCCGGCCCGTCTGCTGCCGCAGAGCCTGGACATGCTCAGCGAGGACCGCTCGGCCCTCGACAACATCCTCCGGCCGGCGCCGGGGACCATGGGCTGGAATCCGTTCGGCGCGGAGGAGATCCAGCGGGTCAGGGCGGGCCTGGCCAGGTTGGGGCTGCGGGGGGCGAAAGTCGAGCGGCCGGTGGGCGCCCTGTCCGGGGGCGAACGCTGGCGGGCCACCTTGGCGGCGCTGCTGCTGACCAGGCCGACTCCCCAGCTGCTGTTGCTGGACGAGCCGACCAATTCCCTAGACTTGGACGCCAAGTCGCTGCTGATGGAGGCCCTGGCGGACTACCCCGGCGCGTTCGTGGTGGTGAGCCACGACGACCGTTTCATGGTGGGAATCGAGCCGACCCGCCAATTGGACCTGGGTGGCGAGCGGTAGGCTCGGAGCGGCAAATTGAGTAGTTGGAAAGAGGGAACAGCAGTGTCCAGTGACGAGGCGCCCAAGACGGGCGCTGAACTGTTCGCCGACCGCGATGACGTGGTGGTGGTCCGGGTTGACGGCGAGTTGAGGGATCTCGACCAGCCGATCCCCGAAGGGGCGGTGGTTGAGCCGGTCACCCTGGCGGAGCCGGACGGGTTGAACGTGCTGCGGCACTCCGTGGCGCACCTGTTGGCGCAGGCGGTCCAGGAGGTCAACCCGGACGCCAAGTTGGGGATAGGGCCGCCCATCGAAGACGGCTTCTACTACGACTTCGACGTGGCGGAGCCTTTCACCCCCGAGCAGTTGCGCCAACTGGAAAAGGTCATGACCCGGCTGGCCGCCCAGGGGCAGACGTTCAACCGGCGCACGGTGACAGACGACCAGGCCCGCGCCGAGCTCGCCCACGAGCCCTACAAACTCGAACTGATCGGCCTGAAGAGCCAGCCGGCGGACGCCGGCGAGGACGCTGGCGTGGAAGTCGGCGCGGGCGAGCTCACCATTTACGACAACATCAGGCGTGACGGGGCCGCAGCCTGGAAGGACCTGTGCCGGGGCCCGCATCTGCCCAGCACCAAGCACATCAAGAAAGGCGCTTTCAAGCTGATGCGGTCGGCCGCGGCCTACTGGCGCGGCGACGAACACAACCAGCAGCTGCAGCGGATCTACGGGACCGCCTGGCCCACGGCCGATGACCTCAAGGAATACACGGAACGGCTCGCGGAGGCGGAGCGCCGCGACCACCGGAAGCTGGGCGCGGAACTGGACCTGTTCTCATTCCCGGAGGAAATCGGCTCCGGCCTGGCGGTTTTCCACCCCAAAGGGGCGGTCATCCGCCAGGAGATGGAGGAATACTCGCGCCGCCGACACATAGAGGCGGACTACGACTTTGTCTACACCCCCCACATCACCAAAGCGCGGTTGTACGAGGTGTCGGGGCACATCGACTGGTACGCGGACGCGATGTACCCGCCCATGCGCCTGGACGAGGAACGGGGCGCCGACGGCCACATCAAGCGCCAAGGCCAGGACTACTACCTCAAACCCATGAACTGCCCCATGCACAACCTGGTGTTCGCGGCCCGCGGCCGCTCCTACCGGGAACTGCCGCTGCGCTTGTTCGAGTTCGGCACGGTCTACCGCTACGAGAAGTCCGGCGTGGTCCACGGCCTGACCAGGGCGCGCGGCTTCACGCAGGACGACGCGCACATCTACTGCACCAAGGACCAGATGCGGGACGAGCTCGCGTCATTGCTGGGCTTCGTGATCGACCTGCTGGGCGACTACGGGCTGAACGACTTCTACCTGGAACTGTCCACCAAGGATCCGGACAAGTACGTGGGCTCGGACGAGGTCTGGCGCGAGGCGACCCGCACGCTTGAGGAGGTCGGCCTGGCCTCCGGCCTGGAGATCAGACCGGATCCGGGCGGGGCCGCGTTCTACGGGCCCAAGATCTCCGTTCAGGCGCGGGACGCGATTGGGCGCACTTGGCAGATGTCCACCATCCAACTGGACTTCAACATGCCGCAGCGTTTCGGCTTGGAGTACACGGCGCCGGACGGCTCGCGCCAGACGCCCGTTATGATCCACCGCGCGCTGTTCGGGTCGATCGAACGCTTCTTCGCCATCCTGACCGAGCACTACGCGGGAGCCTTCCCCACCTGGCTGGCCCCGGTCCAGGCGCGCGCCATACCCGTCTCGGCGGACTTCGACGGCTATTTGGAACAGGTTGTGCGACAGCTGAAAAGCCTGGGCGTGCGGGCGGAGATCGACCGCAGCGACGACCGCTTCGGCAAGAAGATCCGCAACGCCGCCAAGGACAAGATCCCGTTTGTGCTGATCGCCGGCGCCGAGGACGCGGCCCAGGGGGCCGTGTCGTTCCGCTTGCGGGACGGGTCGCAGGACAACGGGATCCCCGTTGAGGAGGCGGTCGCCCGCATTCTGGGAACAATCGAACGGCGCTCAAATGACTGAAAACGCTCCCCCCGGCGAACGTGCGGGGCCGGCGCCGGGCGAGGAAGCGGCATCGGGCGCGGCGGGTGTGCCGGACGGCTTCGAGCGTCTCTGGGTGCCGCACCGGATGGCGTACGTGGACGGCGAGGCGCGGCCGGCGGACGGCAACCCGGACGACTGTCCGTTCTGTCTGGCGCCCGAACGGGAGGACGAGGAGGCGCTGATCGTGGCGCGCGGGCGGACGGTCTACGCGCTGCTCAACCTGTTCCCCTACAACCCCGGGCATTTGCTGGTCTGCCCCTATCGACACGTGCCGGAGTTGACGGACCTGACGGACGAAGAGGCCGTCGAGTTGATGGACTTCTCGCGGCGGGCCGTCCGGGCGATCCGCCGGGCCAAGGCGCCGCACGGCTTCAACCTGGGAATGAACCTGGGCGCCGTGGCGGGGGCGGGAATCGCCGCGCATCTGCACCAACACGTGGTGCCGCGCTGGACGGGAGACTCGAACTTCTTCCCGATCGTGGCGCGCTCGCGGGCTCTGCCGGAGTTGCTGGGCGCCACGCGGGCGGCCGTCGCCGCGGCTTGGGACGCGCCCTGATGCTTGGCGCCAACTCCAAGCCATTGGAGCAGCGGCTGTTCGGCCGGCCGGCGGCCTGGCTGGTCAAGCACCATGTGCGCGCGAACACGGTGACGGTGGCAGGAGTGGCCGTGCAGTGCGCGGTCGCGTTGACGCTGTTCCCGCTCGGCTACCTCTGGCAGGGGGCGGTGGTTCTGGCGGCGGTGGTGACCACCGATGCGCTGGACGGCACCATGGCCCGGCTGGCCGGGACGGCGTCGAAATGGGGGGCGTTCCTCGACTCGACGCTGGACCGGTTGGCGGACGCGGCGATTTTCGCCGGGTTGACCGTGTACCTGGCCCGCGAGGGGCACACCGCGGGCGTGATCGCCGGCGTGGCGGCGTTGGCGGCGGGAACCGTTGTGCCCTACACCCGCGCGCGGGCGGAGGCGCTGGGCTACCAGGCCACCGTGGGGATCGCGGAGCGCGCCGACCGGTTGATCGTGGCCCTGGTGGCGGCGTTCTTGACGGGCCTTGGGCTCAGCCCGCTGGTGTTGGTGGTCGCCTTGGGAGTGCTCGCGGCGGCCAGCCTGGTGACGGTGGGGCAGCGGTCATGGGCGGTCTACACGCAGGCGCGGGCGGAAGCGCAATCGCAGGCGGACGAACAGTGAACCTGACGGCGCTGGCCTGGAAATGGGTGCCGCGCCTGCCGGACGGCCTGGCGCGCGCCTTGTTCACTCTGGGCGCGGACTTGGCCTGTGTCCGCCCGGGCAAGGGCGTGCGCCAACTGGAGGCGAATCTGCGCCGGGTGCGCCCCGAACTGGCCCCCCGGGCGCTGCGCCGGCTGACCAGGGAGGCCATGCGGCGCTACCTCCGCTACTACTGCGAGGCGTTCCAGGTGGCGAACTGGCCGAAGGAGCGGGTCACGGCGATGGTCCGCATGGGGGACGAGCAGCGGGTCCGCTCCGAGATCGGGGAGGCCCCGCGACTGGTGCTGGCTTTGGGGCACATGGGCAACTGGGACTTGGCGGGCGCGTGGGCCACCGACCACTTGGCTCCCATCACCACGGTGGCCGAGCACTTGCGGCCTGAGGAGGTGTTTCAGGACTTCTTGGCCATGCGCCGCCGGATCGGCCTGAACATCATTCCGCTGGAGCGCGGCCAATCGGTTTTCCGGCAACTGCTGCGCGTGACCCAGGAGGCCACCAAAGCCGGCGAGCCGTGGGCGGTGCCCCTGCTGGCGGACCGCGAACTGGGCCGGGGCGGGGTCGAGGTGGACTTCTTCGGGGAGAAGGCGCTGATGGCGCCGGGGCCGGCCGCTTTGGCGCTGGCCTCAGACCGGCCGCTGTACGCCGTGGCGATGTACCGGGACGGGCCCGGCTACGCGCTGGAGTTCTCCGCCCCCATCGCGCCGCCGCCCGGCCTGCCCAAAGCCGAACAGGTCGCCGCCATGACGCAGGCCTGGGCCGGATTCCTCGAAGGCGCCATCCGCCGCCACCCCGCAGATTGGCACATGCTGGCCAAGGTGTTCGTCGCGGACCTCGACCCGGAGCGGCTGGCCCAAGTGCGGGGCGGGGCCTGATGCGCATCGGCCTGGTCTGCCCCTACTCGTTCGACGTGCCGGGCGGCGTCCAGTTCCACATCCGGGACCTGGCCGGGGAGTTGATCGAACGCGGCCACGAGGTCTCCGTGTTAGCCCCCGCCGAAGAGGACACGCCGTTGCCCGCCTACGTGGTGGCGGCCGGCCGGTCGCTCCCGATCCACTACAACGGGTCGGTGGCGCGCCTCAGCTTTGGGCCGCTGGCGGCCCGCCGCACGCGGCGTTGGCTGGGCGACGGCGAGTTCGACCTGCTGCACATCCACGAGCCGATCGCCCCGTCGCTCGGAATGCTCGCGATGCTCAACGCCCACGGGCCGCTGGTGGCCACGTTCCATTCGTCGCAGACCGCCTCGCGCGCTTTGCGCGCCGCGTATCCGCTGGTCAGGGCGTCTATGGAAAAGATCGTGGGGGCCATCGCGGTCAGCGAGGACGCCCGCCGGACCGTCATGGACCATTTGGGGGTGGACTCGGTCATCATCCCTAACGGGGTGCACGCCGGCTATTTCGCCAACGCCGAGCCGGATCCGCGTTGGCAGGCCACCCCGGACCGGCCGGTGGTGGCGTTCCTGGGGCGCCTTGACGAGCCGCGCAAGGGCCTGAAAGTCGCGCTCGCCGCGGTGCCGCTGGTCCAAGCCGCGTTTCCGGGCGTCCGGTTCGTGGTCGCCGGGGCCGGCGATGCCGCCGAGGCGCTTGGGCATTTGGGTCCCGAACGGGCCGCCGTCGAGTTGGCGGGCTCCATCACCGACTCGGAAAAGGCCGGCCTGTTCAAGGGCTGCTCCGTGTACATCGCGCCGCAACTGGGCGGCGAGTCCTTCGGGATTGTGCTGGTCGAGGCGATGGCGGCGGGCGCGCCTGTGGTGGCCTCCAACCTGCCGGCCTTCGCCCGCGTGCTGGACGGCGGCGAACTGGGGCACCTGTTCACGTTGGGGGACGCTGGGGCGCTCGCAGACGGGATCGTCGGAGCGTTGAACGGAAGCGACCAGACCAAGCGCCAGGTGGAGGCGGCCAGCCGGGCGGTGCTGCGCTACGACTGGTCGCAGGTGACGGAAAGCATCCTGGCGGTTTACGACACGGTGACGGGGCGTTAGGGGCGGCATGGACTGGACCGGCTCCACGCTCGTCACCTTGGCGGCCGCGGCCCTGGTGGTCGGGGCGGTCTGGTATGCGGCGAGCCGGGTCGACCGGATGCACCGGCGGGTGGAGAACGCCTGGGGCTCGCTGCAGCTGCAGCTGACCCGGCGGGCCTCGGTGGCGCTGGACTTGGCGCACGAGGACCTGTGGGACCCGGTCGCGTCGATGGTGGTGGCGGAGGCGGCGCGCGGCGCGCTGGAGGCGCCGCCTTGGGGGGCGGAGCATTCGGAGCTCTCGGCGGTGTTGCGGGCCGCCGCGGGCGACCGCGCCCAGGTCGAGGCGGACTTTGGGCGCCCGGACCGGGAGCCGCTCCTGCGGGAGTTGAGCGCGGCCTGGTACCGGGC harbors:
- a CDS encoding GNAT family N-acetyltransferase, producing the protein MTFLTEAVDGIVPARIVRLERSRSEDFVEVDELVWSTRRVEERARLGVEALDFSWAVGVDVPTEGGARLGAVASALSFDLPVPGGRVNAAGLTCVGVRPEYRGRGFLRAMIARHFADCRDREVPVSLLFASEMSIYGRFGYGLGSTGVTLRLPRGAALRPLPQGGAKVEARFETGSFEAHGAVIEAIDRQLGHGPSARPGWTGLTSPARQRLLFQDEGHKDLALEPWRVLIVSRDGEPTGYALVRRESKWDGDLPAGTATVRVAQALDPASGHELWRQLLSLPLVAVIETPPLPLDHPLLHWLEDWRAGRPAWGDFEHVRLVDVPAALRARRYAAPLDLRLAVRDRLLGHNEGVWRLRGGLDGAEVAKVAELTDDADADLALDVRELGSLYLGGVTATSLAGAGLVAEATAGAVGLAARAFAAERAPGTPHPF
- a CDS encoding HIT domain-containing protein, with the protein product MTENAPPGERAGPAPGEEAASGAAGVPDGFERLWVPHRMAYVDGEARPADGNPDDCPFCLAPEREDEEALIVARGRTVYALLNLFPYNPGHLLVCPYRHVPELTDLTDEEAVELMDFSRRAVRAIRRAKAPHGFNLGMNLGAVAGAGIAAHLHQHVVPRWTGDSNFFPIVARSRALPELLGATRAAVAAAWDAP
- a CDS encoding CDP-alcohol phosphatidyltransferase family protein, which encodes MLGANSKPLEQRLFGRPAAWLVKHHVRANTVTVAGVAVQCAVALTLFPLGYLWQGAVVLAAVVTTDALDGTMARLAGTASKWGAFLDSTLDRLADAAIFAGLTVYLAREGHTAGVIAGVAALAAGTVVPYTRARAEALGYQATVGIAERADRLIVALVAAFLTGLGLSPLVLVVALGVLAAASLVTVGQRSWAVYTQARAEAQSQADEQ
- the thrS gene encoding threonine--tRNA ligase, with the translated sequence MSSDEAPKTGAELFADRDDVVVVRVDGELRDLDQPIPEGAVVEPVTLAEPDGLNVLRHSVAHLLAQAVQEVNPDAKLGIGPPIEDGFYYDFDVAEPFTPEQLRQLEKVMTRLAAQGQTFNRRTVTDDQARAELAHEPYKLELIGLKSQPADAGEDAGVEVGAGELTIYDNIRRDGAAAWKDLCRGPHLPSTKHIKKGAFKLMRSAAAYWRGDEHNQQLQRIYGTAWPTADDLKEYTERLAEAERRDHRKLGAELDLFSFPEEIGSGLAVFHPKGAVIRQEMEEYSRRRHIEADYDFVYTPHITKARLYEVSGHIDWYADAMYPPMRLDEERGADGHIKRQGQDYYLKPMNCPMHNLVFAARGRSYRELPLRLFEFGTVYRYEKSGVVHGLTRARGFTQDDAHIYCTKDQMRDELASLLGFVIDLLGDYGLNDFYLELSTKDPDKYVGSDEVWREATRTLEEVGLASGLEIRPDPGGAAFYGPKISVQARDAIGRTWQMSTIQLDFNMPQRFGLEYTAPDGSRQTPVMIHRALFGSIERFFAILTEHYAGAFPTWLAPVQARAIPVSADFDGYLEQVVRQLKSLGVRAEIDRSDDRFGKKIRNAAKDKIPFVLIAGAEDAAQGAVSFRLRDGSQDNGIPVEEAVARILGTIERRSND
- a CDS encoding right-handed parallel beta-helix repeat-containing protein, producing MTEYHVAKRGSYYASGLAGDPFSTIGEAARVAVAGDQVVVHEGVYREWVDPRHAGLSDKRRIVFQAAPGEHVVIKGSESVVAWVREAGEVWRVSLPNDLFGDFNPYALAVEGDWVVERFPGEPVRHLGDVYLNGRSLYEAASREELDNPPRRTAVKDDWTGIVDPIADPDQTRRVWYAEVDEEDTTIWANFGQANPNAELVEVNVRPCVFYPSRTGRDYITVRGFELAQAACPWAPPTADQPGLIGPNWAKGWVIEDNVIHDAKCSAVSIGKEASTGENNLTRRRDKPGYQYQVEAVFAARGIGWAKERVGSHVIRRNTIYDCGQNAIVGHLGGVFSRICDNHIFNIALKREFFGHEIAGIKLHAAIDVEISHNLIHDCSLGVWLDWQAQGTRVARNILFGNDRDLFVEVSHGPYAVDHNIFASRAAVELASQGGAFVGNLVGGTLRLEAVMNRATPYHVPHSTEVAGYAVVHGGDDRWVGNVFLGPGGDPADVGAAYAPPPAAAFYGTARYDGHPASFEAYLASVEAALPGDLDAVIGLKQPVYLARNLYLNGAAPYAQEDGAVVAAAPGRVRLEQADDAVWLAAELPPEFGSLTVPIQGAATLERVRLADADFEAPDGSPLVMDMDLTGAKLGPKSVPGPIAALRPGANRVRLWPLTPPEL
- a CDS encoding HAD-IIA family hydrolase, which gives rise to MSEGRLLHVSDQLRRHFDVALTDLDGVLFRGNAPVAKAADAVAEARKAGLRFVFITNNASRPPKVAAAKLGSVRIPAEREDVVTAAEAGVQLMAGEIEPGSRVMVVGGNGLTEAVTKAGFKLATAAVERPAAVIQGWSPTLTWRDLEEGCYAIEAGSAYYATNLDKSIPTEFGFAPGNGAMVQAMVITTGVRPKASGKPDPLIFWLAAERRQAVNPLVIGDRLDTDMAGANNAGYPGLLVLTGVATAADAFVARLAERPSLIARDLTALAEPHPAPTREGDRWLCGQARAWVDGNRLVAEDPSPAEDGPSNEAIRAAAAAAWAAADQGVILERESIPPEFS
- a CDS encoding ATP-binding cassette domain-containing protein, whose translation is MPRPTPSISVSNLGFALPDSAAPFFSLSFALGPGRHGLTGPNGGGKSTLLRLVAGELKPTAGAVAVNGEIAYLPQRLQFDPAAPVSRLLGIAHKLTAIAAIEAGSVDQAHFDAIGEDWDAAERARAELARLGLGGLGLDRPCGTLSGGEALMVCWAGLARRRGGILLADEPTNNLDRRFRESLIDGIGRYDGVVLAVSHDQALLDRMDRIGELRDGELTWYDAPFSAFMAAKEAEAAARQKALAEAKADLRRERRDLAEAQTRQARRDAAGRKAADSLPKIIAHARKGKAEATAGKTKHLHEDRIEAARERLDQAKDAFGSVERLKLDLPGALVPAGRDVLELAGVRPAHTELDVRLRLRGPERVALTGPNGIGKTSLLRCVLGLDRPAAGAVRLHVPARLLPQSLDMLSEDRSALDNILRPAPGTMGWNPFGAEEIQRVRAGLARLGLRGAKVERPVGALSGGERWRATLAALLLTRPTPQLLLLDEPTNSLDLDAKSLLMEALADYPGAFVVVSHDDRFMVGIEPTRQLDLGGER